A window of Mytilus edulis chromosome 10, xbMytEdul2.2, whole genome shotgun sequence contains these coding sequences:
- the LOC139490875 gene encoding adrenodoxin-like isoform X2 yields MSLSGLRRPVCLIPKFALCIGRSLTVPICAKRRNVPKIMSVQKFSASVPKPKKETVSLCFKLTDGSEHTATAKVGDNLLDIIIDNDIDVDGFGACEGTLACSTCHLIFKPDQYEQIHEKPTDEELDMLDLAFGLSDTSRLGCQVIVTKEMDGWEIEVPSGVADARG; encoded by the exons ATGTCACTGTCAGGGTTGAGAAGGCCAGTGTGCTTAATTCCTAAATTTGCTTTATGTATTGGTCGGTCATTAACAGTTCCGATATGTGCGAAAAGAAGAAATGTTCCGAAAATAATGTCTGTCCAAAAATTCTCAGCATCGGTTCCTAAACCAAAGAAAGAAAC agtGTCACTATGTTTCAAGTTAACTGATGGTTCAGAACATACAGCTACGGCCAAAGTTGGTGATAATCTACTAGATATCATAATAGATAATGATATTGATGTGGATGGATTCG GTGCTTGTGAGGGAACCCTGGCGTGCTCAACTTGTCATTTAATCTTCAAGCCAGATCAATACGAACAAATCCATGAAAAACCTACAGACGAAGAACTTGATATGTTGGATCTAGCTTTTGGTTTAAGTGATAC GTCAAGATTAGGTTGCCAGGTGATAGTAACTAAGGAAATGGATGGTTGGGAGATAGAGGTGCCCTCTGGTGTTGCTGATGCTAGAGGATGA
- the LOC139490875 gene encoding 2Fe-2S ferredoxin-like isoform X1, producing MSLSGLRRPVCLIPKFALCIGRSLTVPICAKRRNVPKIMSVQKFSASVPKPKKETICLYFMDRDGDRITVNAGVGSNLLDVAIDNDIELEGACEGTLACSTCHLIFKPDQYEQIHEKPTDEELDMLDLAFGLSDTSRLGCQVIVTKEMDGWEIEVPSGVADARG from the exons ATGTCACTGTCAGGGTTGAGAAGGCCAGTGTGCTTAATTCCTAAATTTGCTTTATGTATTGGTCGGTCATTAACAGTTCCGATATGTGCGAAAAGAAGAAATGTTCCGAAAATAATGTCTGTCCAAAAATTCTCAGCATCGGTTCCTAAACCAAAGAAAGAAAC AATTTGTTTATACTTTATGGATAGAGATGGGGACCGTATAACAGTGAATGCTGGTGTGGGCAGTAACCTTCTAGATGTGGCCATAGATAATgatatagaattagaag GTGCTTGTGAGGGAACCCTGGCGTGCTCAACTTGTCATTTAATCTTCAAGCCAGATCAATACGAACAAATCCATGAAAAACCTACAGACGAAGAACTTGATATGTTGGATCTAGCTTTTGGTTTAAGTGATAC GTCAAGATTAGGTTGCCAGGTGATAGTAACTAAGGAAATGGATGGTTGGGAGATAGAGGTGCCCTCTGGTGTTGCTGATGCTAGAGGATGA